Genomic segment of Rhodoflexus caldus:
GCACCTGCCAAAGGTGTGCCGCCCTTGGAAGGCGTGCATTACTACAAAGAAGGCAGCTATTGGGTATTTACCGAACTGTATCATTTTCAGCGCGGCTATTGCTGCCAAAGCGGTTGCCGCCATTGTGTTTATGGATTTAAAAAGAATGTTGTATGAACCAAGTCGTCCCTATGATGCCCGATGTGCTGGAACAGCGCATGGAAAATGCGGAAACACGGATTTTTAAAGCCGTTTTCCCTAATCTGACCAATCACTACGACACCCTCTTCGGCGGTACGGCCATGTCACTGATGGATGAGGTGGCATTCATTACCGCCACGCGGTTTACGCGGAAAAAGGTTGTAACCGTTTGCAGCGATAAAATAGATTTCAATAAGCCCATTCCTGCCGGAACCATTGTAGAGCTTGTCGGCAGAGTTGTCCACATCGGGCGGACAAGTTTGCAGGTAGCGGTTGAAATCTTTGTAGAAAAAATGTACGAAGAAGGCCGCGAATTGGCCATCACGGGCAAGTTCACCTTTGTTGCACTTGACAATAACCGTCGTCCCGTTCGGATACTTTGAATTACACACTGTTCATATTTTCAACTAAACATCTTTTTAAACTATGCAAAAAATCATTTCCCGATTCGCTTGGCTGTTCATTTGGGTATTGCTGGCCGCTTGTTCAGGAAACAAAGACACAGCGCCTGCGGGTAAATACGACAACGGCGTAATCATTGTCAATGAGGGCAATTTCAGCGATGCGGATGGTGAACTTTCGTTTTGGAATCGCGGTACACAACAGGCAGCCCAGCAAATTTTTCAGACAGAAAATCAGCGACCTTTTGCGGGGATTATTCAGTCGGTGCGGCTGCATAACAATCGGTTGTACGTCGTTGCCAATCGCGCCGATAAGTTGGAAGTCATGGAAGCGGGAACGATGAAAGCCGTAGCCACTATCAGCGATGCAGCGCGCATGATTAATCCGCAAGACTTTGCTGCCATTGGCAATCGCGGCTTTGTAACTTGCTGGGGGCCGTTCAGCCCGACCTTTTCGCGCGATAACCCCACGCTGGTTGTGGTAGATTTACAGAGCAACCAAATTGTAAACAGCCTGCGCCTACCGACTTTTCCGCAAGGCATTTTGGCAGCTAACAACAAAATTTTTGTTGCGATGGCAGGCACTCGCAACGTAGCAGTTATCAATCCTGAAACGGCACAGATTGAGGCAAGCATAGAAGTATTGCAAAGCCCGCAAAGGCTGCTGCTGGATGCCAACAACAGACTTTGGGCAGTATGCAGCGGCGGTTTTGCACGCATCAACCCAAACACCAATCAGGTAGAGGCAACTATTGCAGCATCTGCCACCGTGCGCCCCAACGGCAAAGCAACCATGAACGCCGACCGCACGCGGATTTATTTCTTAGTCGGCGGTTTCAATACACCGCAAAGTGTATTTGAGTTGCCTATTACGGCAAGTACAATGCCTACCGCACCGATTTTTTCGCAAAACAACATCTACGGTATCGGTTGCGACCCGCAAGACGGTAGCATCTGGCTGGCAGACAACAACGGCTTTCAGGGCAACGGCACCATTATCCGCATCCGACCCGACGGCACGCGCATAGGCACGATTGCCGCCGGCAGAGCGCCTAACGGATTTTTATTCCGCTAAAAATCCGCTTGACCGTACAAACTTTTGTAACTTTACCCTACTGAAAATGAAAAAATTATGAAACGTTTGTACGGTTTTTTACTCACGTGGTGTTTGCTGCCGCTGCTCTATGCGCAATTGCCTTTGTACTCTACGGTTTCCTATGAGGTAGAACCCAACAAAGAATATGTTTGGCAATTGGGGGGCACTGTTACAAGTCTTTCGGTAGAATTTACACCGGGAGCCGACCTTTCGGGTTGCCGCCTGTTGCTGAACAACGGAACAGCCGTTGCGCTTAAAGCCGACAGCCATCAGGAGCGCTATGCCTCGCAACTGACTGTATTTGACAGCCCACAAGAGAGCATCCGCTTTGTCAGCGGTGCGGTTGCAGGTAAAATTACGCTGCATTTGCTGAGCGTGCCGCGCCTGCCCGATGCCAACAAATGGTGGGAGTATGAACCCATACCTTTTCGCGAAGAAAACATTTGCGAAAAACCTCCCGTTATACCTGCTGCTCAATGGCGGGCAGGGTTGCCGCCGCCGCGCAATCCGCCCGAAGGAACACAGGTGCGTTTTATCATTATT
This window contains:
- a CDS encoding acyl-CoA thioesterase encodes the protein MNQVVPMMPDVLEQRMENAETRIFKAVFPNLTNHYDTLFGGTAMSLMDEVAFITATRFTRKKVVTVCSDKIDFNKPIPAGTIVELVGRVVHIGRTSLQVAVEIFVEKMYEEGRELAITGKFTFVALDNNRRPVRIL
- a CDS encoding DUF5074 domain-containing protein encodes the protein MQKIISRFAWLFIWVLLAACSGNKDTAPAGKYDNGVIIVNEGNFSDADGELSFWNRGTQQAAQQIFQTENQRPFAGIIQSVRLHNNRLYVVANRADKLEVMEAGTMKAVATISDAARMINPQDFAAIGNRGFVTCWGPFSPTFSRDNPTLVVVDLQSNQIVNSLRLPTFPQGILAANNKIFVAMAGTRNVAVINPETAQIEASIEVLQSPQRLLLDANNRLWAVCSGGFARINPNTNQVEATIAASATVRPNGKATMNADRTRIYFLVGGFNTPQSVFELPITASTMPTAPIFSQNNIYGIGCDPQDGSIWLADNNGFQGNGTIIRIRPDGTRIGTIAAGRAPNGFLFR